From the Panthera leo isolate Ple1 chromosome C1, P.leo_Ple1_pat1.1, whole genome shotgun sequence genome, one window contains:
- the LOC122228300 gene encoding glutathione S-transferase Mu 4-like isoform X2: protein MILGYWDIRGWAHAIRLFLAYTDSHYEGKKYTMGDAPDYDRSQWLDEKFKLGLDFPNLPYLIDGAHKIILCYIARKHNLCGETEEEMIHLDILENQAMDASNQLTRVCYSPDFERLKPAYLESIPGEMKLYSQFLGKRPWFAGEKGLKKISAYMKSSRFLPGPLFLKIAFWSNK from the exons ATGATCTTAGGTTACTGGGACATCCGTGGG TGGGCTCACGCCATCCGCCTGTTCCTGGCCTACACAGACTCACACTATGAGGGAAAGAAGTACACAATGGGCGATG CTCCAGACTATGACAGAAGCCAGTGGCTAGATGAAAAATTCAAGCTGGGCCTGGACTTTCCCAAT CTACCCTACTTAATTGATGGGGCTCACAAGATCATCCTTTGCTACATTGCCCGCAAACACAACCTGT gtggggagacagaagaggagatgATACATCTGGATATTTTGGAGAACCAAGCTATGGATGCCTCTAATCAGCTCACCAGGGTCTGCTACAGCCCTGACTTT gaGAGACTGAAGCCTGCGTATCTGGAGTCCATCCCAGGCGAGATGAAGCTGTACTCACAGTTTCTGGGGAAGAGGCCTTGGTTTGCAGGGGAGAAG GGCCTGAAGAAGATCTCTGCCTACATGAAGTCCAGCCGCTTCCTCCCAGGCCCTCTGTTTCTAAAGATCGCCTTTTGGAGCAACAAGTAG
- the LOC122228300 gene encoding glutathione S-transferase Mu 4-like isoform X1 — protein MILGYWDIRGWAHAIRLFLAYTDSHYEGKKYTMGDAPDYDRSQWLDEKFKLGLDFPNLPYLIDGAHKIILCYIARKHNLCGETEEEMIHLDILENQAMDASNQLTRVCYSPDFERLKPAYLESIPGEMKLYSQFLGKRPWFAGEKITCLDFLAYDILDLHCIFEPKSLDAFPNLKEFVARFEGLKKISAYMKSSRFLPGPLFLKIAFWSNKTQRGAPGGLGQTSQPTQL, from the exons ATGATCTTAGGTTACTGGGACATCCGTGGG TGGGCTCACGCCATCCGCCTGTTCCTGGCCTACACAGACTCACACTATGAGGGAAAGAAGTACACAATGGGCGATG CTCCAGACTATGACAGAAGCCAGTGGCTAGATGAAAAATTCAAGCTGGGCCTGGACTTTCCCAAT CTACCCTACTTAATTGATGGGGCTCACAAGATCATCCTTTGCTACATTGCCCGCAAACACAACCTGT gtggggagacagaagaggagatgATACATCTGGATATTTTGGAGAACCAAGCTATGGATGCCTCTAATCAGCTCACCAGGGTCTGCTACAGCCCTGACTTT gaGAGACTGAAGCCTGCGTATCTGGAGTCCATCCCAGGCGAGATGAAGCTGTACTCACAGTTTCTGGGGAAGAGGCCTTGGTTTGCAGGGGAGAAG ATCACCTGTTTGGATTTCCTGGCTTATGACATCCTTGACCTGCACTGCATATTTGAGCCCAAGTCTCTGGACGCATTCCCCAACCTGAAAGAGTTCGTGGCCCGCTTTGAG GGCCTGAAGAAGATCTCTGCCTACATGAAGTCCAGCCGCTTCCTCCCAGGCCCTCTGTTTCTAAAGATCGCCTTTTGGAGCAACAA GACACAGCGGGGCGCTCCCGGGGGACTGGGGCAGACGTCCCAGCCGACTCAGCTGTGA
- the GSTM3 gene encoding glutathione S-transferase Mu 3, translated as MSLSESTMVLGYWDIRGLAHAIRMLLEFTDTSYEEKRYTCGEAPDYDKSQWLDVKFKLDLDFPNLPYLVDGKNKITQSNAILRYIARKHNMCGDTEEEKIRVDIMENQIMDFRMQLVRLCYSSDLETLKPQYLEQLPGQLKQFSLFLGKFSWFAGEKLTFVDFLTYDVLDQNRMFEPKCLDEFPNLKAFMCRFEALEKIANYIQSDCVMKMPINNKMAQWGNKRIC; from the exons ATGTCGTTGTCCGAGTCGACCATGGTTCTGGGTTACTGGGATATTCGCGGG CTGGCGCACGCCATCCGCATGCTCCTGGAGTTCACGGATACATCCTATGAGGAGAAACGGTACACGTGCGGGGAAG CTCCCGACTATGATAAAAGCCAGTGGCTGGACGTGAAATTCAAGCTCGACTTGGACTTTCCTAAT CTGCCCTACCTCGTGGACGGTAAGAACAAGATCACCCAGAGCAATGCCATCTTGCGCTACATAGCTCGCAAGCACAAtatgt GTGGtgatacagaagaagaaaagattcgAGTGGACATCATGGAGAACCAAATAATGGATTTCCGCATGCAGCTGGTTCGACTGTGCTACAGCTCCGACCTT gAAACACTGAAGCCTCAGTACTTGGAACAGCTACCTGGACAACTGAAACAATTCTCCTTGTTCCTGGGGAAATTCTCATGGTTTGCAGGGGAaaag CTCACTTTTGTGGATTTCCTCACCTATGATGTCTTGGATCAGAACCGTATGTTTGAGCCCAAGTGCCTGGATGAATTTCCAAACTTGAAGGCTTTCATGTGCCGTTTTGAG GCTTTGGAGAAGATCGCTAACTACATACAGTCTGACTGCGTCATGAAGATGCCCATCAACAACAAGATGGCCCAATGGGGCAACAAGAGAATATGCTGA